Proteins encoded in a region of the Butyricicoccus intestinisimiae genome:
- a CDS encoding bifunctional homocysteine S-methyltransferase/methylenetetrahydrofolate reductase translates to MTNIRDYIKHHILLFDGGMGTYFSTRNQSVGSGCELANLSQPELIADIHREYLEAGSKAIKTNTFAVNRVNFQGNEELVERTIQAGWKLACEAAKDQAYVFADIGPISGLPETMDIREEFRFVADCFLQLGAQHFLFETNANAEGLKETAAYIKQKNPDAYIIVSFAIQLDGFSRDGSFAADLLHEVQACTDIDSIGFNCVCGARHMLELAQELDHTGITLSLMPNAGYPVVINNRSFYEGDPVYFAAQLLEMAKEGAGILGGCCGTTPVHIAQAKKALDGYTHTKEPKASKKQRVGLVDTLPESLFWEKLRKGEKVVAVELDPPANADLSKFMSGAWMLKGADVDIITIADCPIARARVDSSLLACKIRRELNMDALPHMTCRDRNLNATKALLMGLHAEGIRNILLVTGDPIPTAERDEVKSVYQFNSRKLASFVSSLGQSVLPSPFHLFGALNVNALNFDVQLRLAKGKLERGIIGFLTQPILTEQAFENLKRAREELGGAYILGGIIPVVSAKNARFMDSEINGIRVDETITQMYEGKNRAEGEELAVTISAEIAKRIAPYVDGYYLMTPFQRTALICRILEKIKEQA, encoded by the coding sequence ATGACAAACATTCGAGACTATATCAAGCATCATATTCTGCTGTTTGACGGCGGTATGGGCACTTATTTTTCTACGCGCAATCAGAGCGTGGGAAGCGGCTGTGAGCTGGCCAATCTCAGCCAGCCGGAGCTGATTGCGGACATTCATCGGGAATATTTGGAGGCGGGCAGCAAGGCGATTAAGACCAATACTTTTGCTGTCAATCGCGTCAATTTTCAGGGCAATGAAGAACTGGTTGAACGCACCATTCAGGCAGGTTGGAAGCTCGCCTGTGAAGCGGCAAAGGATCAGGCATATGTCTTTGCAGATATCGGACCGATTTCCGGTCTGCCGGAAACCATGGACATTCGAGAGGAATTTCGCTTTGTTGCGGACTGCTTTCTGCAGCTTGGCGCACAGCATTTTCTGTTCGAGACCAACGCAAATGCAGAGGGGCTAAAAGAGACAGCGGCATATATCAAGCAAAAGAATCCGGACGCATATATCATTGTCTCGTTTGCGATTCAGCTGGACGGCTTCTCGCGGGACGGCAGTTTTGCGGCGGATCTGCTGCATGAGGTACAAGCGTGCACAGACATTGATTCGATAGGCTTTAACTGTGTTTGCGGCGCACGGCATATGCTGGAGCTGGCACAGGAGTTGGATCACACCGGCATCACGCTGTCCTTGATGCCGAATGCCGGTTATCCGGTTGTCATCAACAATCGGTCGTTTTATGAAGGCGATCCGGTGTACTTTGCGGCACAGCTGTTGGAAATGGCAAAAGAAGGCGCCGGTATTCTGGGCGGCTGCTGCGGCACAACACCGGTGCACATTGCACAGGCAAAAAAAGCACTGGACGGCTACACGCATACCAAGGAACCCAAGGCGAGCAAAAAGCAGCGCGTCGGACTGGTCGATACGCTGCCGGAGAGCTTGTTCTGGGAAAAGCTGCGCAAGGGTGAGAAGGTAGTTGCCGTTGAATTGGATCCGCCGGCCAACGCGGATCTGAGCAAATTTATGAGCGGCGCGTGGATGCTCAAAGGCGCCGATGTCGATATTATCACCATTGCGGATTGTCCGATTGCGCGGGCACGCGTGGATTCCAGCCTGCTGGCGTGCAAAATTCGGCGCGAATTGAATATGGATGCGCTGCCGCATATGACTTGCCGTGACCGCAATCTCAATGCGACCAAGGCACTGCTCATGGGACTGCACGCCGAAGGCATACGCAATATTTTGCTGGTCACCGGCGACCCCATTCCGACGGCGGAGCGCGATGAGGTGAAGAGCGTCTATCAGTTTAATTCCCGCAAGCTGGCATCGTTCGTGTCCTCCTTGGGACAGTCGGTTTTGCCGAGCCCGTTCCATCTGTTCGGCGCGCTCAATGTCAATGCACTGAACTTTGATGTACAGCTGCGGCTCGCCAAAGGAAAACTGGAGCGCGGCATCATTGGCTTCCTGACGCAGCCGATTCTGACTGAGCAGGCGTTTGAAAACCTCAAGCGTGCACGCGAAGAACTCGGCGGTGCGTATATTTTGGGCGGTATTATTCCGGTTGTCAGTGCGAAAAATGCACGATTTATGGACAGCGAAATCAACGGCATCCGCGTCGATGAAACCATCACACAGATGTACGAGGGGAAAAATCGCGCGGAGGGCGAGGAGCTTGCCGTCACGATTTCCGCTGAAATTGCCAAGCGCATTGCGCCGTATGTCGATGGCTACTATCTGATGACACCGTTCCAGAGAACGGCGCTCATCTGTCGTATTTTGGAAAAAATCAAAGAGCAAGCATAA
- a CDS encoding DUF362 domain-containing protein translates to MAYQISDACISCGSCAGECPVGAISEGDGKYQIDAGACLDCGSCAGACPMGAISQE, encoded by the coding sequence ATGGCTTATCAGATTAGCGATGCATGCATTAGCTGTGGTTCCTGCGCTGGCGAGTGTCCGGTAGGTGCTATTTCCGAGGGTGACGGCAAGTATCAGATCGATGCAGGTGCATGCCTGGATTGCGGTTCTTGCGCTGGCGCTTGCCCGATGGGTGCAATCTCTCAGGAGTAA
- the sstT gene encoding serine/threonine transporter SstT: MKNVIKKWNDISLILRIIIGLIIGIILALIVPQAAGISILGTMFVGALKAIAPLLVFILVMSSLAQASSGIGKQFRTVIFLYLFSTLLSSALAVCASFAFPVKLKLAEAAASETAPPSGMAEIFSNLLGNIVSNPIDALVNANYVGVLTWAIILGLALRNIASEHTKESLTELSNAVSQAVRWIINLAPFGIMGLVFTTVSQNGLGIFKDYGSLLLLLVGCMAVIALIIDPLIVALCLHRNPYPLVFRCLKESGLTAFFTRSSAANIPVNMALCDKLGLDKDIYSVSIPLGATINMNGAAITITIMTMAAVHTLDMSVNIPTALVLALLATLGACGSSGVAGGSLLLIPMACSLFGINNDIAMQVVSVGFIIGVLQDSCETAINSSGDVLFAATAEFRTWMKQGKEIKF, from the coding sequence ATGAAAAATGTCATCAAAAAATGGAATGATATCAGTTTGATTCTCCGTATCATCATCGGTTTGATCATTGGTATCATTCTGGCACTGATTGTGCCGCAGGCGGCAGGCATTTCTATTCTGGGCACCATGTTTGTCGGTGCACTGAAAGCAATCGCGCCGCTGTTGGTATTTATTTTGGTTATGAGCTCGCTGGCGCAGGCATCTTCGGGCATCGGTAAGCAGTTCCGAACGGTTATTTTTCTGTATCTGTTCAGCACGCTGCTGTCGTCGGCTCTGGCTGTTTGCGCGAGCTTTGCCTTTCCGGTCAAGCTGAAGCTGGCTGAGGCTGCTGCTTCCGAAACAGCTCCGCCGAGCGGCATGGCAGAGATTTTCAGCAACCTGCTCGGCAACATCGTATCCAACCCGATTGATGCGCTGGTAAACGCGAATTATGTCGGCGTGCTGACATGGGCGATTATTCTGGGTCTGGCACTGCGCAACATTGCATCCGAGCACACCAAGGAATCGCTCACGGAACTGTCCAATGCGGTATCACAGGCAGTGCGCTGGATCATCAATCTGGCACCGTTCGGCATCATGGGTCTGGTGTTTACAACCGTGTCGCAAAATGGTCTGGGCATTTTCAAGGATTACGGCAGCCTGCTTCTGCTGCTGGTCGGCTGTATGGCAGTGATTGCGCTGATCATTGACCCGCTCATCGTTGCGCTGTGCCTGCACAGAAATCCGTATCCGCTGGTGTTCCGCTGCCTCAAGGAGAGCGGTCTGACCGCATTCTTTACACGCAGCTCTGCGGCTAACATTCCGGTAAATATGGCGCTGTGCGACAAGCTGGGACTGGATAAAGATATTTATTCCGTTTCGATTCCGCTCGGTGCGACCATCAATATGAACGGTGCAGCGATTACCATTACCATTATGACGATGGCCGCTGTACATACGCTGGATATGTCGGTCAATATTCCGACGGCGTTGGTTCTGGCACTGCTGGCAACGCTGGGTGCATGCGGTTCGTCCGGTGTCGCCGGCGGCTCTCTGCTGCTCATTCCGATGGCGTGCTCGCTGTTCGGCATCAACAATGATATTGCGATGCAGGTTGTCAGCGTCGGCTTTATCATCGGCGTGCTGCAGGATTCCTGCGAGACCGCAATCAATTCCTCCGGCGATGTATTGTTCGCCGCCACTGCAGAATTCCGCACTTGGATGAAGCAGGGCAAGGAGATTAAATTTTAA
- a CDS encoding AAA family ATPase gives MKSITKIVITGGPCGGKSTAMAWIESNLSKQGYKVLFIPETASELILGGVAPWTVNTNYDFQKALVSLQIQKERVFEMAANNMENEKILIVADRGISDNKAYMTNVEWESLCRELGGSEIAFRDNYDAVFHLVTAAKGAEKFYTLSNNQARTETPEQAIAMDEKIITCWTGHPYLRIIDNSTDFTGKMRRLVSEITHFLGEPNAFETERRYLIRMPDLQALERLPNCRKVEIIQTYLIRQDGEPLVRVRQRGSHGSYIYVKTTVQQTADGHFLETEQRLTKDEYLSLLMDADTSLRQIRKNRYCLTENNLYFEIDVYPFWKQQALLEIQVNDPHQHIAFPPFLSILRDVTHNSAYKSYGISQHIPPEDA, from the coding sequence ATGAAATCTATTACCAAAATCGTCATCACCGGCGGGCCATGCGGCGGCAAGTCAACTGCTATGGCATGGATTGAGAGCAATCTCTCCAAACAAGGCTATAAAGTTCTTTTTATTCCGGAAACTGCATCTGAACTGATTCTGGGCGGTGTCGCACCGTGGACGGTCAACACCAACTATGATTTTCAAAAAGCACTCGTCTCTCTGCAAATTCAGAAAGAGCGCGTGTTTGAGATGGCAGCCAACAATATGGAAAACGAAAAAATTCTGATTGTCGCAGACCGCGGCATTTCCGATAACAAAGCTTACATGACAAACGTCGAATGGGAATCTCTGTGCCGTGAGCTGGGCGGCAGCGAGATTGCGTTCCGCGATAACTACGACGCCGTTTTTCATCTCGTGACAGCAGCAAAAGGCGCCGAAAAATTCTATACGCTATCCAACAATCAAGCGCGCACAGAAACACCGGAGCAGGCCATTGCAATGGATGAAAAAATCATTACCTGCTGGACCGGACACCCGTATTTGCGCATCATCGACAATTCTACGGATTTCACCGGCAAGATGCGGCGTCTCGTCAGCGAAATTACGCATTTTCTCGGTGAACCGAACGCCTTTGAGACCGAACGCCGCTATCTCATCCGCATGCCGGATTTACAGGCATTGGAACGCCTGCCCAACTGCCGCAAGGTCGAGATCATTCAGACCTATTTGATTCGACAGGACGGAGAACCGCTTGTGCGCGTGCGCCAGCGCGGCAGCCACGGCAGCTATATTTATGTCAAAACCACAGTCCAGCAAACCGCTGACGGACATTTTCTTGAAACCGAACAGCGGCTCACCAAAGACGAGTATCTCAGCCTGCTCATGGATGCAGATACCTCACTGCGGCAGATTCGCAAAAATCGCTATTGCCTGACGGAAAACAATCTCTATTTTGAAATTGATGTCTATCCGTTTTGGAAACAGCAGGCATTGCTGGAAATTCAGGTCAATGACCCGCACCAGCACATTGCCTTTCCGCCGTTTCTTTCTATCCTCCGCGATGTCACACACAACAGTGCATACAAAAGCTACGGCATCTCCCAGCACATTCCGCCGGAGGACGCATAA